The Miscanthus floridulus cultivar M001 chromosome 6, ASM1932011v1, whole genome shotgun sequence genomic interval attgtcacgtgtcttggtgtggGACAACAAACGCTTATTCTGAAATTTTTCTATAGCTTTGCttatgacatctttatccttatcaggtaggtcttcataaggcaccataagaatgtcactattgttgtaagtcaccatgacgattgtggggtcccactgggcaGTGCCAGAACTTGTGTCGGCACAAAAACATATCGATGCGTCTAGCACAcaacaagccagaaggatctgcttgatggagtaaGGATTAGAGAtcctgcttggcttcaacatagggcTAGCCTATCCTACGAATTCCTCCTAAGGCGTGCTAGTCCATTCGACCTGCAATTGACAacgagagaaagtttatcaagtAATTTAAGTTGGAATATGTTGGTCTTTGCCTAGGCAGTTCCAAGTGTTCTGCTTCGGGAGCAGCTAGATGGGAAAAATTGACTAAACGGCCGATACatgaagaaatcggctgttacggactttGAAGCTCATAGaccatgattgattttatgttgacaagtataatACATGATGTAAAACATTGAGCTGATGAATttgacgagaaaggatataacatacgaacaaatcgactgtttagtataaatggatctactaaacgctctgaatctaatatattatcatcaacagtgaggttcgaccggatcgatggcagctatgatgataataacaaaccaaaaccaaagaatctgtaaaaccatctatacattgacaggctttttgaaagacatgctatatgtgtgaaagctcaagCGAGTTGGCTGAAATAGCCAATTCAGCTGGAAAAAaggactacagcatgtgaacaatcgactatttaacatggacaaatctatgaactcatcagacctaactatgttatctctaacagtggggttcgaccggatcgatggtagccgtgataaagataacaaatcaaacctttaaaataaatagatctattcacatttaacagaatcatggagacacactatagGCGTAAAGCATAAgcgatcgactatttagccgatgcatgcatagtaaacagtcaaggtcacgtctgatcgaaaacaaatctaccaactagtatcatccgatctaaagtgccatcagtggggatcgactggatcgttatagccataatagcgaactatagaccagatttaactagctcgCAAATCGcctcaagatcatacatgccttaaccgcgtactatgtacgatcaagatcaaagtagaatagccaatgaaacataactcgtcgctcaaagtaagaaacatcgtatcgtaacaaagcaaacgacggactaaaaggatgtgaagccgatctaaatcgatctcaACCGGGTAGGTTCATATTGCTAAAACTAAtggcaataagaacatcagcaagatcggtaacttaatgaatctacctaaaggatgccactcttaagtagagccgataacttaatcttaacctaattcgagcagtggtcaaacttaaccaatgcagtcgtacttgaactagataaaaaTCGATAACTAGGTTATGCTAGagctcgtagtggaggtcgaacttaaccgatgcagccttacaaatcaaagcaaaagccatgacggtacttacaaataAGCtgaaggtcggccggaccgatgcatccctgcttgttgaagaactcgccgagatctacactactcctactcttaagggttggcgtaaagccgaaaaaagtaatttgtattaaTTGATTGGatatcttttacaatagccggggtccaatatttatacccgaaatcTAAGCATGAattctactcaagtacgactcattacaatctttggcataagaaatagcactcctaatttaagataacttaggaccctaatctttttatttttgtagagtccgacaatGTTTTTCCCGACGTCAACCGTAGCTTTTTGTCATTATCTGTTGACGTCATCTAAAGAGAGCCGATTTCAGTgccgtatctgaatcagctgatatcaacccttatgcaatcaattccttaacgacacaatcttagaagcttcgagttcccgcgttcttctttccaaattttgataTAAACAGTCACGCATCGTACTGTTTGCTGAACGACCTGAATCTGTACATGGAATACATGGAACATGACATTTCTCTTGCACCCTTAACACGTGGTAATAAAGATCACGGTCTAGCCATCAATACATCTCCTAGAGTCTTTCTAAAATTTATTACCTCTGTCCCTAAAGAAAGCAACTGTGGTTTGCGTGTCAGTTAAAGTACTTCACATTTAATCAAGTTTATAGCAAATAGTATTTAAATTTATggctccaaattaatttattatgaaaaatacatttcataattaatttaatgaaatttattttatattataaatatttatattttttaactataattggtcaaacttgatataATAAAACATGATACTGTttcataattgcattcttttagggATGGAGGGGATactctctaaattatcatttAGAGATTTATTACAAACCTAATCAAAATTGAAAAAGTTTGACCAACACGCATCCTATGGCGACACTTATTTTGGAACGGAGAAAGTATTTGTTACTGCTGTTTAAAAAGAATATAGTCCATAGATAGAAACATAACCAAAACACGCGCCTTATGTACTCGAAAGCGGAGACCACGTAAACAAATTTCGAACATGTTGTATGTAATTTGCATGTGTTTCTCTTCCAGGCGCCTTATGTGACGTGACTAATTCTTCCTTTTCTCCATGTtatacgccctgttcgcttggcttataagccatactttttcagtcaacgaacaatatttttctttcacagcaaatcagccagcagtactttcaaccatggcttatcagccaaacgaacagggcaataATTCTTGATTGATAGAGATGATATGACCCATATAGGTGGAAAACCGCTTGATTTATCGTCTAGCTTTGATCTATTTGATTATTATAGGTAGGCATGTTGAATCGCTAGCTAACACTTCAATTTTTGTAGAGCTagatcttttttaaaaaaaatttagagATACTTTCATGagttctaaatattttatttatttattatcttAATttaggttttttttaaaaaatataggaTTAGAGcattttttgtggtttaaaaaATTTACTAAGTTTTTTTTAACTACTGAATGCGTCCAAACAAGTCCTTAAACGGTTTGAGAGTTGAGGGGTTATGATATTCGGAATTGAAGTTTAGAAGGAAAATCAGACCACAGATAGTTCATAGAGATAAATGGGTTATTTTTTTCCAGAAATATTTGTGCTGCAATTGATCCTGGGCCTCAAATTCGGCCTGCAACCAGGGCCTAAGTTAAAGAGCAAAGAAGGGCCCCCGTCACCCGTCAGGGGCGAACCAGGTCTCGTGTAGACTTTGACAGGGATTGGATATCCACGGAACCAATCACACACGGGAATGCGATTCCCAGCCCACCTGTGCCGTTCCAGTGGGCCATCCCTAACTCCAAGCCCAACCGCACTACCACATGTCCACATCTCGTCGCGTCATCCACTCCGCCGCACACGCGCTCGCAGCTCCGCAACGCCGCCGGGAAtggtcgccgccaccgccatggccaccgctgcATCCGCGGCTGCGCCGCTACTCAATGGGACCCGAAGACCTGCGCGGCTCCGCCATCGCGGACTCCGCGTGCGCTGCGCCGCTGTGGCCGGCGGCGCGGCCGAGGCACCGGTCTCCACCGGCGCGCGGCTGTCCGCGGACTGCGTCGTCGTGGGCGGTGGCATCAGTGGCCTCTGCACCGCGCAGGCGCTGGCCACGCGGCACGGCGTCGAGGAAGTGCTTGTCACGGAGGCCCGTGCCCGTCCCGGCGGCAACATCACCACCGTCGAGCGCCCCGAGGAAGGGTACCTCTGGGAGGAGGGTCCCAACAGCTTCCAGCCCTCCGACCCCGTTCTCACCATGGCCGTACGCTCCTCGCTGGCGCCCCGGCGTCTTCTAATCAGACTCTTGCGGAGGCGTGAAATTGAAATGCTGAATGGATTGTGTGCGCGCGCGCAGGTGGACAGCGGGCTGAAGGATGACTTGGTTTTTGGGGACCCCAACGCACCGCGGTTCGTGCTGTGGGAGGGGAAGCTGAGGCCCGTGCCATCCAAGCCCGCCGACCTCCCGTTCTTCGATCTCATGAGCATCCCTGGCAAGCTCAGGGCCGGTCTCGGCGCGCTTGGCATCCGCCCGCCTCCTCCAGTTCGTGCTCTCCCCATGCTGCATTCTTAAATCTTGTGCGTTTTGATTGTTCCATTGCCAATGGGGCTGAGCGTTTCTGGCGAAGGTTTCAGGGCCGCGAGGAGTCAGTGGAGGAATTCGTGCGCCGCAACCTCGGTGCTGAGGTCTTTGAGCGCCTCATTGAGCCTTTCTGCTCAGGTGCTTATTGCAGTGTGCTATCGCTGTTTGTTCTAGTCTGCTACTTGCAGCGATTAGCCGATTACCATAAGAAATTGACAATTTCTATGTAAACCTAAGGTGTCTATGCTGGTGATCCTTCCAAGCTCAGTATGAAGGCTGCATTTGGGAAGGTGTGGCGGTTAGAAGAAGCTGGAGGTAGTATTATTGGTGGAACCATCAAGACGATTCAAGAGAGGGGCAAGAATCTGAAACCACCGAGGGATCCGTGAGAGATTGATCCATTTTCTTTTTGTTCCACTAATTGTCTGTTCTGTCATATTGATCTGTTTAACCTCTTTTAGCCGTCTTccgaagccaaaagggcagacagTTGCATCTTTCAGAAAGGGTCTTGCCATGCTTCCAAATGCTATCACTTCCAGGTTTGTTCTTATTGTTTTGTATATCTGCTAACAAACATGTCTGTGTGTTGCAACAAACATCTTGTTATGCTGTCACCTGGTCGACTTTTGGCTCGGATATATATGCAATGAGTGTGTCATCTGTTCCAATATGTGTTGGATTCAAACTCCGTAATGTGGCTAGACGCATGTTGTTCTAACTTGTATTAGCATGGGTCATGAGTCTGGGTCACACATGAGATAGAGAGGTGTCTGAGGATAATAGGATATTGTGGGAAGTAAAATATGATGGATGGAAGAATCCTTTCTGCTTTTAATATTATTAATTaggtatatatttatttatttacataGTGAATCAGTTATGGATATGGGCCTCGTGGATTGTTTAGATAGATGGATGCCTTAGGTCGAACTTGTTTGCATAATTCAGATACAATCATACAATGTCGTGGTATCACTCTTCGTTTCATATACATGGATGGGGAAAGCACACCTACCCTTTGCACAA includes:
- the LOC136455963 gene encoding protoporphyrinogen oxidase, chloroplastic; the encoded protein is MVAATAMATAASAAAPLLNGTRRPARLRHRGLRVRCAAVAGGAAEAPVSTGARLSADCVVVGGGISGLCTAQALATRHGVEEVLVTEARARPGGNITTVERPEEGYLWEEGPNSFQPSDPVLTMAVDSGLKDDLVFGDPNAPRFVLWEGKLRPVPSKPADLPFFDLMSIPGKLRAGLGALGIRPPPPGREESVEEFVRRNLGAEVFERLIEPFCSGVYAGDPSKLSMKAAFGKVWRLEEAGGSIIGGTIKTIQERGKNLKPPRDPRLPKPKGQTVASFRKGLAMLPNAITSSLGSKVKLSWKLTSITKSDGKGYVLEYETPEGVVSVQAKSVIMTIPSYVASNILRPLSSDAADALSRFYYPPVAAVTISYPKEAIRKECLIDGELQGFGQLHPRSQGVETLGTIYSSSLFPNRAPAGRVLLLNYIGGATNTGIVSKTESELVEAVDRDLRKMLINPTAVDPLVLGVRVWPQAIPQFLVGHLDLLEAAKSALDRGGYDGLFLGGNYVAGVALGRCVEGAYESASQIFDFLTKYAYK